The DNA sequence CACAGGCACTCACAGATGGGCTTCCTTACCTGTGATCTTTCTTCAACCATTTCCAAACGCCATAGAAAACAACAGTAATAAGCAAggcaagaatttcttcctgcttTGCAGGGGTGGTATCAGGGGTTGGCCAGTTCAGGTACTGGCTGAGGGTTCATGCACATACCAAGTCAAGCCAACCTTTGAATCCTCCTCCCCAGTACTGGTGGGAACTGTACTTCAAGGTGGCTGAGAGATTCACGCTGTTGGATGGCCTGACTTCCTATCTACAAATGGGTGCAACCCCTGGATATGCTCATTAGCTAGTGAGATGCTCTAATTGGCCAAGGGGGGAGGAGTAGCTGGTCACCACTGCCATTGGTTCCCCCCATTGACCAATGAAAGGAGCCACTGTCTCACCCTAACACCAACTGCCATTGCAAGCTTGGGGAGTACAGAGGACCAACACACTCTGGAAGGATCCCCCACTCCTGAGACATCACTAGGTTTCGAGATACGAGACCTCATTGCACCAGccacatgatggacctcttcccataccagaccatacagaatacattacaatatcatatgcacaacctaaatgcagtggcatcactaaggttgatgtgacctccattaactttatctcttttaatatataacagtacaggtcacccaacaaatcagtaaaaaacaaaaacaaaaaaccagtggccaacctgatgacactcacacaactgaataaatgttctagtattagctctgacatatggaaatgagagctgactcatactaactccATATTGGCtttcataacaacacctcattagctttcagaacaaccagtctcagTTGTcggttttaagttaagaaaatccactttttgttatataaggtagttgtgttttctttttctggttaagtGGCCATAAtctttaatagaatacagatattataaggtggtttgtttcattgcattctgcattaaattacccattgaatgatatataacatgatggcattattcaaaaatacaagatTTTCACTATTTTGGCCAGCAGTATGTTGTCGTCCCCTttgagggtgtcacctggtgtggcccacacccccataGTGATACCACTGCTCTCCTCAATACCCTGGTGCTGGCAttgttgtcttgtctgcttcACTAAGAAGTATTAATAGAATTTCTGAGGGCAATGAAAACAACGTTTTGaaacttttccttctttctttagcAGTGTTGCCTACTAGACGCACACAGTCTTAGAAAGTGAGCTTTACCGCTCTAAACAATGCTGCAACTGGTAAATCAGGTAAGCAGCACCTGGTGCACATAATTGGCAGTCCCAGGATAATGCCAAGAATCCTGTTAAAACTGCACCCTGACGAACTCTCATGAAAAATGTGATCCAAGTTTGAACTATTAAAAGAGATGTACAAAAGGAGGGTGGTTGAGTGTGGGTAACAATGCTGGGAGTAGGTTTTATAGGCATACACCTGAGACTAAAGGGCAGCTGACAAAATATGCCGCTTCAAGGCCCTGTAATAAAAATGTACTGTTCTGTCAACATCACTGCCTAGAGAGTTTGAATATCTATCATTGTTCAGCCCAAGAAAATTGTTCTGAAATGGAAGTCAGGCGTTACAGTGAATGAGTGGTCTGTTCCAGGCATGAATGCCACAGTTGGAGATTCTTAAAAGTCTGACTTATCAATTGATTAGCAGCCAGGCCCTTGTGCTAATGGTTTTGCTGCAAaatatttccatttatttattaatgTTAAGTACAGCAAGTCTTGCTGGGGCTTCTGCATTACAGACCcattgtctagtgcaggggtgtcaaacataaggcccgggggccggatgcagtcctggaagctttttatctgaccctcaggctctcagctgctgaggtgttacagctgaaatggcagcccacatgaaaattgggctttcccaaatcttgaaatacgatgaagatttgtgtactttctcttctgtcatttgcagttaatgagtttttatatgagaacagggtctgatttctggccattagctgcttaatgacgtcacttccggccctcagctagagccctgaatgctaacttcagccctctgtatgaaacaagtttgacacccctggtctagtggatAATCATGTGCAAAATGATCCATGGGAGATGTAGAAGTTTGCAAAGGGTTGCATGCTGTCACAGTTGTGTACATGTCTATGGACTGAGCCATGCAGCCACTTTGTGGCACAGTTGTTTCTTGATACAGCTCCTCAATCATGATAAGAAACCATGTCAGTGCCATGGGTTGACTAAGGGATTTGTTTTGGCTTGGTTGAAATAACCCAAACCACATGGGGAGCCACTATGAAACACATTTTCCTTTTCAAGCAGCAACTATGTGATAAAGTTATCATGAGAATCAGACTCAGATTGTGATTACAATTCGCTGGTTGTGACAGTCATTCAGGGACTGATGACCCATTTCCTATACTTGCTGAGGGCCAAAAATACATGTGATGGTAAACGTATCATGAATAAGtggacttacaacccaatcctaaccaacattccatcactgatgaagctgcaatgcagccccaagtggacttacaacccaatcctaaccaacattttaATCTGTAGAATAAGtggacttacaacccaatcctaaccaacattccgtcactgatgaagctgcaatgcagccccaaggtaaggaagctTTGATTACAccggccaacacacattttgcttccttaaacgttacgtcaattcctgggtatatttggggtgccgattccaaaaatggcatccgttttgccctatcacatctagttttggagacaaggcctagcctctttagtgaatggttcaagcagcttcctcatgaggaagcttacaccagggcttcctcatgaggaagctgcttgaaccattcactaatgaggctatactatatctccaaaactagatgtgatagggcaaaacagatgccatttttaaatcggcaccccaaattcatatcaaaccaccataaagtttggggaaaaacttttcggaccctcaattttgtaggcctgtgatattAGTAGAAACCCAGCACcatctgctgaggtgttactaatTACAGTATCCATTTGATCAAGCTTCAGCTGTACGTTCATTCAGCCAAATTCAGGCATTTTTCCATCAGCCTGTTTGTACTATTTCCTACCcatatttttcccccattttgtttcccccccccttttttttttgtacttttaataaaccagttacattttgaccctttgtctgcctggtccatgttcacTGCTAATACTGCTAATACTGCTAATACTGCTAATTGTACACCTCTTCACTCTCCAAGCACTATGgtgggttttatttttaataagaacctctAGGGTACAGTGGTCTCCtgggagggttttttcccccagattcccccccccccccggccaggtcTGGAAGCCtggaatggtggcagcagatacaaactACCCAGATTTTTTCCCTTTCAGCTGCTGGCCCAGTAAAGGGAGGGCAGAGAGCAGGCACTAACCACTAGACCCTACTGCCCCTGTTCAGTAAGCCTTCTCCCAGATCCTCTTTCTAAGCCTGTGATCTCTGAAGTCAGAGCCAGAGATGGGAATGAGACCTCAGTTCTGCTTTCCTCTTTGGGTTTTCCCATAATCCAACAGCAGTTAACCCCTGGTGGTGAGAAAGAGAATGAAACTCATCTTTTATGTAGACACAAGTAACAGGACAGGACAAGTAAAGCAAGCTTAATGGCCCCAGTCCTTGAACTGGCTGGCCCATCACTGATGTCATACCCCTCTCTCATGCAAGAAATAGTGAACACAGCAGAGTTCCCTCCACCACTACCATTTTCAATGCTAGCCACAATTGTTCCATGCGGACTTGCAGCCAAGAAACTTGGGTCTTCTTTTACTGCATGTATGAAATAGGCTTTGAAACATCTCATGCTCCCTCCAGCCCCTGCAGTGTTGATCTGCAGTTGCTTTTGCAGTGCAACctcctggcattttttttttttttgagtgctGAAATGACAGTGGTGTTCGATGGCTCTTTTCTTTATTCCACTTCAAGCCATTTAGAAGGAAAGAAATGTGTTGCCACAATAACAAGGAGTCCTGGGAACTGACACAATGGAAGACAATTTCTTCTGTGGAGAGGTTCGAACTTTGccatcccttaaaaaaaaaaaaaatcctctagtACTTATTTGCCAGAGGTTTAGTTTAGTGCATTGACCATTTTACATTCTCCAGAGGTACAACAATCCTTTTAGATTTATCTGACATTTCCAAACATTCTTGTTTTAAAACCCAGAGATTTGCTTTTCCAGAGCATGATTTAGCATATGTAGGTTTTTTTTATCATCTTATTGCATTGATCAGAGCTTGTTGTGTTTCTCAAGCTGACTAGTAATTCTGGCATGTCCCATTTGCCCTGAGTCGAAATTCAGAACAAGCCACAGAGGTATCTTGCCATGGCTCCTTCAGTGCCAAGTGTTCTGTCTCCTAACTGACCGGCTTTTTATTTTACGTCACCAAGTTGATAACAAACATTCTTGAGGACATATCAATGAGAATATCAATCAGAGAATGACGACTGCACGGTTCCTTGGCACGGCTCAGAGGGGAACTAGCAGAGCTTGCCTTGTTGTATTGTTGTATTGTGCCTGCACAAAAACATGCCACACTTGCCTGGCAGAACTTCTGCAGTCAACAGGCAAAGAATTGTCATCTCCCATTCAGAGACTGTTTCTGTCTGTCATATATGCATTAAAGGCACAAAAGCTTTGCTGAAAAGACACATGGCAATGTACGGTGCATCAGGATAGGTGATAAAAAATGGGATTATGGTCTGTTTTGTAGAAGTTATTATGTTGGGCTTAGACTGGGGAGGCCAATGGTCAAATCACACAGTGAGAATGCTCATGGGCagtgccagcccaagacctcttgatacCCATGTGTGTCAAATGCTCCCCCCTTcttaatgatgtgccagcctttgcttctcccactctcttatgttctagctcagcattccctctacatttcctcttcctctccattccctcttctttttccaatccagcaaCGCCACTGGTGGAGACATGAaggcagacagaggtgggtgtccccccccccaatctgctgccacttcagttggcctcacaggtGGCTTTAGACAAATCACCTTCACTAAATCTAACCTCACAGGATAttgcaaggataaaatggaaTCAAATTCCATGTGtgttaccctgagctccttggaagaagacaAGCTCACCACTGTAAGAAAGACAACCCACATTTCATTCAAAATGCAAGTCCTGCAGGTCAGCCTGGTGATAACAACCAAGAGGTGCTTACAACCAACTTGCAGAGGTGTGGCCGTGTTATTCTACTGCAGCAAACATCAGCCTCAGGTCATGCATCTCAGGAAGGGAACAGTCGTCCACAAAAGTGTATGCCAAAATAAAGTGGTCAGTCTTTAACTTGACTTCATGCATGCATAACAATTCTACTGTGGATGAAGAGGGGAAAATTTGCACACTTTACAAAACAGCCAATACTTGTCCCTACCCATGCAAATGCAGGAAAACATCTTTAAGCCACATATTGTTTGAATGAAATATGACCAGGATAGGGAGCAGGTAGGGAAAGGAGGTAACCTGGGTGCCATGTCAGTTCATAGTCACTCCAGAAGGAATCAGAGGTGTGTGAGAAAGTCAGTTGCTTTCAACTTCATATCTTGGGGGCTAGTAGCTTGGttaaagaaaatgaaagcagagagtCTCAAGATGCTGAATTCAAGTCCAATGCCAGTTTCTGTGCTTACAGTAGCAGAGCACATGAAACATTGCTTGTCACGCTCATGAAAGCTAACATTCATCTAAGGATGTTCAACCTGGGACAGGTGTCACACATCTGCACATATTCCAAGTGAATATGTGGTATCTGCAAACATCCAAATCATTACAAATCATCAATGTGGTCCCCTGCGATTTGCAGGGCCTTGAGTACACCCACAAAGGGTCAGATCGTTGCAAGCCTTAGCCTCTTGCAAAGGCTCCACAAgattcaaatttaaaaaaaaaaaattgagagtgGTCAGTTTGCTTGAAAAAGTTCAGAATTTGCACACAATCACTTTTGTCTAGATCaagggtgttaaacataaggccagggggccggatgcggcccctggaagctttttatctggccctcaggctttcagctcctgaggtgttacagctgaaatggcagcccacatgaaaattgagctttcccaaatcttgaaatatgatcaagatttgcgtattttctcttctgtcatttgcagttaatgagtttctatatgagaacagggtctgatttctggccattagctgcttaatgatgtcactttctgcttaatgacatcacttccggccctcagttgGAGCCCTGAATGGTagcttcggccctctgtatgaaatgagtttgacacccctggtctagattctGCACACGGATAGCAACAAGTTCAATATTTTGAGTTCCCCTGTTACAATGCCTGCAGCATCTCCGCAATCATCTTTTCTGAGGTCAGAACATTTGAATTGCTTCTTAGTATCTTCAGTTAATGTCAGCGGTTTTGACATCTGTAAAATGGGCTGTaactgttatgcaggatcgaaatcctccATAACTGATTGGCCGGCCTTATGGCAGACTTATGGCAGGCCAactgggtgatggatcaaaatcctaccatccgattggccctctagttaaggtttcaattgcaccaatcacgggaagtctgggcggagttaaaggctataaaaagccaggggtttgccttgtatttagccaggttctgttctgaagatggaataaacgtattgagctgttatcactatgccttccttgattcgcatggacccactttATAACACTTGTAACAAACAAAGCTGTTCTAAGAAATACTGATGCCTAGCATGGAAAGCGCCGAGACAATTGAGGATGAGATGAGAAAGACTCTTACATAACTCCAAAAAAGAACCACTGTCATTCTTGTATCCCATTCCCCTGCTCCCCGTCCACACCCCAATTCTGGATAGATACCAAGTCTATACATATGTAGTTTAGAAAACTTTCACTTTTATTAGCAGTAATAATTCTGccgggttgttttttttttggactgattatccacagatttctggATCCATAATCATTCACGTCAGAGACAGAGGGAGCCAAGGCTGAAACAGGATAATAGCCTTTAAATCCCCTTCTCTAAGCACTCAGATCTTCCCTGTCAGCAAGATTAAAGCGGTCAACAGCAGCCCCCATGTGTCTGCATCCTACACACTGAGTTTTAGCAACAACTGGAGCTGATGGCTGGGAGAGAAAGAAATGTGAAGCTGTTCTGGTGCCGAATGCTTCAGACAAGGAGTGGTAAggaggcagcaagcagcagcaaggaaacCTATTTCCCCAAAGTGGAAGTGGTGGTGAAGCCGAGAGTTGCAGCCCGCTGGCTACGGAAACATGTGGAATTTTAAGCAAAGGCAACAGTCCCCCATCTCAAGTTCTCACACTGAAGGGCAGGGCGCCACTTTGGAATCTTCCGATGACCCAAAGGAAACTGCATGTACAACACCACCAATTGGGGGAGCTGGCGCAACTGACAGGGGATTCCAGGCACAGCTGCACCCAGAAATGGAGAAGAACTATTActgcctggaggaggaggaggaagaggaggaagagcagaggagaCTCGCTGCCATGTTTCCATTCACATCTGCTTTTTCCTCGGGAGCCGgtgcttcctcttcctcagtgCTCAACATCAATGTTGGCGGTCAAAGCTACCGCCTGAACTACCAGGCAGTGGCTATCTATCCCACAACTCGGCTGGGCCGCTTGGCCACATCCACTGACCGCCGCTGTCAGCTGGGCTTGTGCGATGACTATGCAGCTCAGGGCGATGAGTATTTCTTTGATCGAGACCCTGCCGTCTTCCAGCTGGTCTACAACTTCTACGCTTCAGGGGTCTTGCGGGTCCGGGATGAGCTCTGTCCATGTAGTTTCTTGGAGGAGCTGAGTTACTGGGGGGTCAGGCTCAAGTACACGCCACGCTGCTGCCGTATCTCTTTCGAGGAGAGGTGCGACGAGCTGAATGAGCAGCTGAAAGTGCAGCGGGAGCTGCGGGCCCAGGTGGCAATCCAGGAGAGCGAGCATCTGTTCCGTCACATGCGCTATTCAGCACAACGTTGGCGCCTATGGAATCTCATGGAGAAGCCCTTTTCCTCCACCACAGCCAAAGCCATGGGGGCGGCCTCCAGCTTCTTTGTGCTCATCTCTGTGGTGGCACTGGCTCTCAACACTGTGGAAGAGATGCAGCACAAGGACACGGCCAGTGGGGAGGTCCGGCCCATGCTGGAGCATGTGGAAACATTCTGCATTGCCTTCTTTACTCTGGAGTATGTGCTGCGGTTGATCTCCACCCCGGACCTGCGTGGCTTTGTTAGTAGCACCCTCAATGCTGTGGACCTCATTGCCATCCTGCCCCTCTACCTCCAGCTACTCTTAGAACATTTTGTGGATGAGGACCAGCCTCGTGGGCGAGGCTCCCAGCATGAACATGAAATTGAGAAGGTGGGGCGAGTGGGAAAGGTAGGGCAGGTGCTACGCATCATGCGCCTTATGCGCATTTTCCGCATCCTCAAGCTGGCTCGCCATTCAACAGGACTCCGAGCCTTTGGCTTCACCTTGCGCCAGTGCTACCAGCAGGTGGGCTGCCTCTTGCTCTTCATTGCCCTGGGCATCTTTGCCTTTTCTGCCATGGTCTACACAGTGGAGCATGATGTTTCCAGCACAAACTTCACCAGTATCCCCCATGCCTGGTGGTGGGCTGCCGTAAGTACCTACTTTGCCTCTTGATCTTCATTTCTCCCCTTTTTTGGCTATTTTGAAAACAGCAGCAAGGATCCAGATTTCTGAACATCTGGTTTGAACTTCACATTTAGAGtatgcacatacacacagagagacataCCTCAGCTGGAAACTTTAGCACATCTGTTTGAGCTGATCAGGCTATAATCAGTGAAGCAGGGCTCAAATTGAATGGCTGCATGGTCTGGAGACTTCCTGCTGCTACTCACTGAGAAAGGCAAGGAGAGAAATGAAAGGGAGACAATGTGCCTTAACGCTGCAAAGTTCAGGCTAACAGTGGCTTCTACATACATACTGACAGCTGCTAACATGCTAGCTTGTTATGAGCTAAGGCTAACCCCAGTAGAGGGACAGGTGATGGTTCCATTTTCCTTCTTATGGGGCTCTATAACAGCATCTCTCTGCCAGATGATTTATCAGTGCAGTGGGGGGATAAAATGCTCAGACTATCCATGGTTGAAACTTACAAGTGAGGCTGGATAACTGCCCCATAGAAGTCAAAAGCCAATTGTATGTGCAAGTAGGAGACAGGCTGATCAAGACAGCTGCCCTTCATCAGGCTTTCCAGACAGCTGGTGGTAGTTGCTACAACGCAACACAAAatgatatttgctttatttatacTGAGCCAGCAGTGGTAGACCAAAATAACAAAAACGGATGGAGCAGCTGGCTCCTTGGATTGTAACATGATACAGAGCTGACAGTTTATAGGTCTCTGATTTAAATGCATCATAAGTCACCCGTGACTGACAAACATGGCATTCTTTGTAGCACAGAGGTATCAGCTAAGTAGCGCGTAGAAACAGGCGAACACCACAACATTAATGTTGTGGTGTCTTTACTGAGCTGTCAGCACCTGAACACAAAAACCACGGCTCATGTGGAGAATCTGCTACTTATCCTCTAGGACACATGCTTCCCATTGTGCCTTCCCATCATGTCTACATGTGGCAAAACACGTGTCCCAGGGGTGGCACTATTTCAATTTGAATCCCTTTGAAGGAAAATCACAGGAGACCTAGAGTGATGGGtggtaatatttgctttatttaggTTGGGGCATAGGTTTCAACAATATGAACACTGGGGGACCCTCGACAAAGCACAATGAGCTCCCCCAAGGCATCCCCCACCtatgatggcacattgggcactGCCTCTGGTACTGCAGGTACTcagcccagccaggtgggccttctgatgcAAAAAGGGTTCTTGGCCAGTGCCCCGCCTGGCCGATCCCTGCATTTCTACCAAACACCTGACCCTCTATCTCACATCAGACCCCCAAGAGAGAGGCAGACCCTGGCACTATTGGCACTGAATTCAGCTCCTTGCTTATGTCTCTGTTCCCCAAACTGCTGTCATTCTCTTCACTTTCACatacctgccctctccctgaaGTTGGAGGAGGTGTGAGATGCCATTCCAAAGAGATCTCTGTATCAAGAAAAATCGCCTTCTAAGAATTGGTTCCCATAAAGGAAACACCAGTCAACCACCTTAGATCAAAGTGTTCTGATTGACAAAACAATGGTTAAACAGCTGGAATAAAATAATAGAATACAAAGTAGAAACTATTGTGTTCTCTCTTCACTTTTTGGGCCACAAAGAATAACTATACCCCTTTTCAATGTGTGCTTTATATCTTTTCTTAACCATCCAAGCTTCGGTAAATATTCTCCGTGTACGGGATTATTCACTGAGAAGGAAGTAAAGTATTTGCAAGAACGAGTACTAAGGGCACTCCCACATGAATGGGGTTTTGAGTGATCCTAAACTGATTCTGAAGCAGAGCTTGGAAGGGTGATATGCAAGCCAAGGGCGccaagggagagaaagagaaccaCTGACTGACCACTGCTGGTTAAGACAGATAAGTAAGTATTGTCATGGGAAGGACAGTTACACCCAAACAGTAGTTGCTACAGACTCCTGCAACAGGAAGTATTCTGGTGCTTGGAGAGGATTTATAGTTTCGTGTCCTACCAATAACAATTCTGCTTGTCCATCTGGGCTAACAGCTAGTGGCATCATGGCTGTCCCCAAACACACAACTCTTGAGTGACCAGTACCCCAATTCTGAATGTAGATCAGTTGCTAACCGGGCAATCGGGACGCAGCCTAAGGATGTACTTCTAGACTACCCACACTGCCCCATTGATTTAGTCACTGAGCAAAAGAGGAGGCCTTGTAGTTTGAATTGTGATTCTGGAAGACAATTCCCAAATCTCACTGTACCCCATGTCCTCTTTTACATGCGCCAGGGACAGCAAATCTATGAGATGGTCACTTCCATCTAttcacttacctccactgctgcccccctcctctcCACACCCTGGACAGAAAAAAGAGGAGCATCGACCAGAAAAGAAAGTAtggaggactgtgtggttggtTAGAGCATCCCTTCCACTTGCCCCTCCCCCTAGTTTTCCAGTCCAAGAACTGGGAGGAGCacagactggcacatcaccaggtaagagggggAAGCATCTGGAAAACGGTCAGGCAACAGGAGATCCTGACATGTACCCACAGTGGCACAGACGATACTTCCCTGTGCTATATCCCATCACTGGTGCTGAATTTGGGTGAATAATGGGGCCATAtatgagtgagggcccaatcccatcaaactttccagcactgatgcagctgcaatgcagcctcaaggtaagggaacaaaaggtcccttaccttgaggaggccttcatgactgccccatcCCTACAGGGTgccatgcacaccccattggcacagctgcattggcactagaaagctggacaggattgtgccctgagcctctttctTCATCACCACCTGGCCAGGTTGGGTAAGGAAAACCCCTGTAACTGACAGACCCCATGTGATTCCAATGGTCAGCGGCTGGGAGGATTGCATCACAGAGAAGCAGCTCCCACACCACTAACAGGCACTTGTGAAGGAGGACTAAAATACACATACGCAGAGAGAATTTGGAACATTATTTTTAGAACAGCAAAAGAATTCCTTCCTCCTCCAGTCACCTACCCTCAGATCTGCATACTTGACATTAGACTGTGCATCAGCAGAGGTCCCATACCAGAACCACAGAGGCGACTGTCAGTAGCACAGCGCTCTTTCATCTTGCTGTTTAtttttggagatccctgctgcATTAGCATTCAATTCTAGTGACTTAGTTTCCATCAGACCACAAAACTAATCCCTTTTATACCACTGAATACGCCAGGTGCATCCTACAAATAAGCCTGCCTGCTCCCAGTCAGGGAACCAGCTTTTGTCTGATTCATCTGAAAACATCAGGCTATTTAAAAGGGAAGAGAGCATTAGCTGCCTTCTCCATGAATATTCTGTGGCTAAACTATGTATAGATGCTTTTCTGATGGAGATCACCCCCTGGTCCTGTTGTATCTAGTTCTCGAATGCTTTGTCAACATCATCATATACCTGGGAGTAGGTTATGATTTAAAACCTGGTGGTAATACATGAGCAGTGTGAGCATCTGAATTTTATATGCCCAGTGTTCTTCAGACATAAAAACACATGATGCTGAAGAAAGAATGAATGAGCCACTCTAGGTCCACAGTCGTGCATGCAGCTAGCCGGTCACTCAAATCTTCTGTTAATATTTGCCTCCATCTGTACCCAGCTCCTGTCATTCCCAGTGTCTTCCGCAGCACCACATGGTACAAAAAAGTTAACTATATCTTAAAACTAAACCCGCTGGAAACACCTTGCTGTGTTCTGCCTCCCCAGGTACCAGCCACACACATGTTCTGAACAGCAGTAATATCAGCAGGGCAGCTCCCCTTGGTTTCAGTTAGTCAGAGCAGAGAACAGCCGAAAGAAGGTGACTCAGAATAGAACACAGCCGGTGCCCAGTAGAATAGTGGTGTTCATGTCATCACCATGTGGCATTTCTGCATATGAGTGGAATTATATATGCACAGGCAACGTTTTGGACCTGACTGACTGGTGGACATGCAAATGCAAAGGCATATTTGCCAGCTTGGGGGAActctaaaataaaaaaatttctacTAAACATGTCAAAAGGTCaccttgtatttttttaaattccccatCATCAATAACTTGATTGTGGGGTAAAATGTGCACACACCATTATTGCATGCTTGTATTTCTGTATTGGGAAGCAGCAAGCATTCCCCAGCAGTGAGCGTGCACACATTTGTTTTCACATGATGGGGCACCCATGCAACAAACACTTCTTTTCTTAGACAGAAGTCAGtgctgtgttttaaaaaatggttaaGAAAAATGCTAGAGTTTCTGGGCAACCTACCCTTTAGAAAGAGACACCAGGGCAAATGTAGGCTAAACCCTTCACTCCaagggccaaactatacattGCCGCAAAAGGATGTTTGGGTCCAGATTTTGGCAATTTATTTTGTTAAATGGCCTTGTGGGAGAGAGAGGGTATGCAAA is a window from the Tiliqua scincoides isolate rTilSci1 chromosome 2, rTilSci1.hap2, whole genome shotgun sequence genome containing:
- the KCNV2 gene encoding potassium voltage-gated channel subfamily V member 2 produces the protein MWNFKQRQQSPISSSHTEGQGATLESSDDPKETACTTPPIGGAGATDRGFQAQLHPEMEKNYYCLEEEEEEEEEQRRLAAMFPFTSAFSSGAGASSSSVLNINVGGQSYRLNYQAVAIYPTTRLGRLATSTDRRCQLGLCDDYAAQGDEYFFDRDPAVFQLVYNFYASGVLRVRDELCPCSFLEELSYWGVRLKYTPRCCRISFEERCDELNEQLKVQRELRAQVAIQESEHLFRHMRYSAQRWRLWNLMEKPFSSTTAKAMGAASSFFVLISVVALALNTVEEMQHKDTASGEVRPMLEHVETFCIAFFTLEYVLRLISTPDLRGFVSSTLNAVDLIAILPLYLQLLLEHFVDEDQPRGRGSQHEHEIEKVGRVGKVGQVLRIMRLMRIFRILKLARHSTGLRAFGFTLRQCYQQVGCLLLFIALGIFAFSAMVYTVEHDVSSTNFTSIPHAWWWAAVSISTVGYGDMCPETHLGRLFAFLCIAFGIILNGMPISVLYNKFSDYYIKLKAYEYTAIRKDRGKVDFTRRAMKKMSECCGNRPMRLPRHRYN